A window of the Williamsia phyllosphaerae genome harbors these coding sequences:
- a CDS encoding NAD kinase: MRGCTVTQDREFLVVAHTGREIVTDTLAAIARHCGDAGIGLRIVDHDMRGAHPGSGSGVPNIHPVDPVELRSMGADVAITSGDEDSAAGCEVVIVLGGDGTFLRAAELAYPTAVPVLGINLGRIGFLAEAEAERVDAVMEQLISGDYRVEDRMTLDIAITLDGTVLDRSWALNEASIQNPRSQGVLEMVAEVDGRPVAAFGADGMLISTPTGSTAYAFSAGGPVMWPDLEAILVVPSNAHALFTRPLVTSPNSVIAIEVERSGQHAIVACDGRRTLQVPAGARVEAVRGKQPVRWVRIDSDPFADRLVTKFDLPVTGWRGRQV; this comes from the coding sequence CTGCGCGGGTGCACAGTGACACAGGACCGTGAGTTCCTGGTGGTCGCTCACACGGGGCGGGAGATCGTCACCGACACCCTGGCCGCGATCGCCCGACACTGCGGCGACGCCGGCATCGGCCTGCGTATCGTCGATCACGACATGCGCGGTGCCCACCCCGGATCCGGATCCGGGGTGCCCAACATCCATCCCGTCGACCCGGTCGAGCTGCGCAGCATGGGGGCCGACGTCGCGATCACCTCCGGCGACGAGGATTCGGCGGCCGGATGCGAGGTCGTGATCGTCCTCGGTGGTGACGGGACGTTCCTGCGGGCCGCCGAGCTCGCCTATCCCACTGCGGTTCCCGTGCTCGGGATCAACCTGGGACGGATCGGGTTCCTGGCCGAGGCCGAGGCCGAACGGGTCGACGCCGTCATGGAACAGCTCATCTCCGGCGACTACCGGGTCGAGGACCGTATGACCCTCGACATCGCGATCACCCTCGACGGCACCGTGCTCGATCGCAGCTGGGCGCTCAACGAGGCGAGCATCCAGAACCCCCGCAGTCAGGGTGTGTTGGAGATGGTGGCCGAGGTCGACGGTCGGCCGGTCGCGGCGTTCGGAGCCGACGGCATGCTCATCTCGACCCCCACCGGATCCACCGCGTACGCGTTCTCCGCGGGCGGTCCGGTGATGTGGCCGGACCTCGAGGCAATCCTCGTCGTCCCGTCCAACGCGCACGCATTGTTCACCCGCCCCCTGGTGACAAGTCCCAATTCCGTCATCGCCATCGAGGTCGAACGGTCGGGGCAGCATGCCATAGTCGCGTGCGACGGACGTCGGACGCTGCAGGTCCCCGCGGGGGCCCGGGTCGAGGCGGTTCGTGGAAAGCAACCGGTGCGGTGGGTCCGGATCGACTCCGATCCGTTCGCCGACCGGTTGGTGACGAAATTCGATCTCCCCGTCACCGGGTGGCGGGGTAGGCAGGTGTGA
- a CDS encoding TlyA family RNA methyltransferase has product MAPRARLDAELVRRGLARSREQARDLITDGQVSVNGVRASKPATNVSRDTPILLTDNDTEKWASRGAHKIIGALDAFAPDASGSGGVRVEGRRCLDAGASTGGFTDVLLRRGAAQVVAADVGYGQLVWRLQSDERVDVRDRVNVRHLTADDIGGPVELIVADLSFISLRLVLPAFARCIAPGGDLLPMVKPQFEVGKERVGTGGVVRDPALRAGAVSAVAARAQALGLRTMGVVASPLPGPSGNVEYFLWLRKEGTVSVPDVEAEDILLGGVPDEHADRSSELDDETLAAITTAIEKGPQ; this is encoded by the coding sequence GTGGCACCCCGGGCCCGTCTCGACGCCGAGCTCGTCCGTCGCGGTCTGGCGCGCTCGCGTGAGCAGGCCCGTGATCTGATCACCGACGGACAGGTCAGCGTCAACGGTGTGCGGGCCTCCAAGCCGGCCACCAACGTCTCCCGCGACACCCCGATCCTGTTGACCGACAACGACACCGAGAAATGGGCGTCGCGCGGTGCGCACAAGATCATCGGTGCGCTCGACGCGTTCGCCCCCGATGCCTCGGGATCGGGCGGAGTGCGGGTCGAGGGACGACGCTGTCTGGACGCCGGCGCGTCCACCGGAGGTTTCACCGACGTCCTGCTGCGACGTGGTGCGGCGCAGGTGGTCGCCGCCGATGTCGGCTACGGACAGCTGGTGTGGCGGCTGCAGTCCGACGAACGGGTCGATGTCCGCGATCGCGTCAACGTCCGCCACCTCACCGCCGACGACATCGGTGGCCCGGTCGAGCTGATCGTCGCGGACCTGTCGTTCATCTCGTTGCGTCTGGTCCTGCCCGCCTTCGCGCGGTGCATCGCGCCCGGCGGCGATCTGCTGCCGATGGTCAAACCCCAGTTCGAGGTGGGGAAGGAACGCGTGGGGACCGGCGGCGTGGTCCGCGATCCGGCGCTGCGGGCCGGGGCGGTCAGCGCGGTGGCGGCCCGTGCACAGGCACTGGGACTACGCACGATGGGGGTGGTGGCCAGCCCGCTGCCGGGCCCGTCGGGAAATGTTGAATACTTCTTGTGGCTGCGCAAGGAGGGAACCGTTTCGGTTCCCGACGTAGAAGCAGAGGACATCCTGCTCGGCGGTGTCCCGGACGAGCACGCCGACCGCAGCAGTGAGCTCGACGACGAGACGCTCGCTGCGATAACGACAGCAATCGAGAAGGGGCCTCAATGA
- a CDS encoding HAD-IIA family hydrolase gives MTDRDNRPSRAHSSDDRGQGRGAPSDRRGRSDRDPRAGRDARPARDRDGRPPRDRDRGEQRRGGSANRPPEPPLPENVVPQDLDPAVRRDLLTLDRTNADTVARHLIMTSQLLEEDPLLALEHARAARQRAGRIAVVRETAGIAAYNAQEWTEALSELRAARRMSGGTSLLPLIADCERGLGRPDRAIDVARSDEGRTLTGDEAIEMKIVESGARIDLGEFDKAVVTLQSAGLDPGQSGTGPARLFYAYGTALQAAGREDDAITWFMNAAAADLDDVTDAELRLTELTDPERFAAEMAQEEAEFAEAAASPEPEPSPEPTRTPTPEPTPEPESTPEPAATPEPEPAPEPDPTPTAVEDTVAAPVVAAEPEPVTEIHDTAPQTPATTDEDTVNDAAPRPDGLADGYDALLFDLDGTLFAGSRPIDGATDALGAATQPIYFVTNNASRRAPEVAEHLTDLGFDADADQVVTSAQTAARLLAEHLEPGSRALVIGTDGLAQEIREVGIGVTRSADDRPAAVVQGHSTETGWAQLSEAVLAINAGALWIACNIDPTLPSERGFMLGNGSMVAAVANATQKTPLVAGKPAAPLMRDALDRSGASHPLVIGDRLDTDIAGANTIGADSLLVLTGVATVADAMCAAPDHRPTHIAPDLAALRAPVSASAIASASGWTVDVSASPITVGSTDGADADSLLPALLSAAWGSDTLADREPGDISFTATDDTASAALRRYGLDSDSVGSR, from the coding sequence ATGACCGATCGGGACAACCGACCTTCCCGTGCACACAGCTCCGACGATCGTGGACAGGGCCGCGGAGCGCCGTCGGACCGACGAGGCCGCTCCGACCGGGATCCGCGCGCAGGTCGCGACGCACGCCCGGCTCGTGACCGTGACGGTCGCCCGCCGCGGGACCGCGACCGTGGCGAGCAGCGTCGCGGGGGATCCGCGAACCGCCCGCCGGAGCCGCCGCTGCCCGAGAACGTCGTCCCGCAGGATCTCGACCCGGCCGTCCGCCGTGATCTGCTGACGCTGGATCGCACCAACGCCGACACCGTCGCGCGACACCTCATCATGACCTCCCAGCTGCTCGAGGAGGACCCGCTCCTCGCCCTCGAGCACGCGCGAGCGGCGCGTCAGCGCGCCGGCCGCATCGCCGTCGTCCGCGAGACGGCGGGCATCGCCGCCTACAACGCCCAGGAGTGGACCGAGGCGCTGTCGGAACTCCGCGCGGCCCGACGCATGTCCGGCGGCACCAGCCTGCTGCCCCTGATCGCCGATTGCGAACGTGGACTGGGGCGTCCGGATCGCGCCATCGACGTCGCGCGCAGCGACGAGGGCCGCACCCTCACCGGCGACGAGGCCATCGAGATGAAGATCGTCGAGTCCGGGGCGCGGATCGATCTCGGTGAGTTCGACAAGGCCGTGGTGACTCTGCAGTCCGCGGGCCTCGACCCGGGGCAGAGCGGAACGGGCCCCGCCCGGTTGTTCTATGCGTACGGCACGGCCCTGCAGGCGGCCGGACGGGAAGACGACGCGATCACCTGGTTCATGAACGCGGCCGCGGCCGACCTCGACGATGTGACCGACGCCGAATTGCGACTGACCGAGCTCACCGATCCCGAGCGATTCGCGGCCGAGATGGCGCAGGAGGAAGCAGAGTTCGCCGAGGCCGCCGCGTCGCCCGAACCGGAGCCGAGTCCCGAGCCGACGCGCACGCCCACCCCGGAGCCCACTCCCGAACCCGAGTCGACTCCCGAACCCGCGGCAACCCCCGAACCGGAGCCCGCTCCGGAACCGGACCCCACGCCGACCGCGGTCGAGGACACCGTGGCCGCCCCCGTGGTCGCAGCCGAGCCGGAACCCGTGACCGAGATACACGACACCGCGCCGCAGACGCCGGCCACGACCGACGAGGACACCGTGAACGACGCTGCCCCCCGCCCCGACGGATTGGCTGACGGCTACGACGCTCTGCTCTTCGACCTCGACGGCACGTTGTTCGCAGGCAGCCGCCCGATAGACGGGGCGACCGACGCCTTGGGCGCGGCCACCCAGCCGATCTACTTCGTCACGAACAACGCCAGTCGCCGGGCCCCCGAGGTCGCCGAACATCTCACCGACCTCGGTTTCGACGCCGACGCCGATCAGGTGGTCACCAGTGCGCAGACCGCCGCCCGGTTGCTCGCCGAACACCTCGAGCCCGGCTCGCGAGCACTGGTCATCGGCACCGACGGCCTCGCACAGGAGATCCGGGAGGTGGGGATCGGTGTGACCCGCAGCGCCGACGACCGACCCGCCGCGGTGGTGCAGGGACATTCGACCGAGACCGGGTGGGCGCAACTGTCCGAGGCCGTCCTGGCGATCAACGCCGGCGCCCTGTGGATCGCCTGCAACATCGACCCGACGCTGCCGTCCGAGCGGGGATTCATGCTGGGCAACGGATCGATGGTCGCCGCCGTCGCCAACGCGACACAGAAGACCCCGCTCGTCGCCGGGAAGCCGGCCGCCCCGCTGATGCGCGACGCGCTCGACCGCAGCGGTGCGTCGCATCCATTGGTGATCGGCGACCGTCTCGACACCGACATCGCCGGCGCCAACACCATCGGCGCCGACAGCCTGCTCGTGCTGACCGGTGTGGCGACCGTGGCCGACGCCATGTGCGCCGCCCCCGATCACCGTCCGACCCACATCGCGCCCGACCTGGCCGCGCTGCGCGCCCCGGTCTCCGCCAGTGCGATCGCGTCCGCCTCCGGGTGGACGGTGGACGTGTCCGCGTCACCGATCACCGTCGGATCGACCGACGGCGCCGACGCCGACTCCCTGCTGCCCGCACTGTTGAGCGCGGCCTGGGGATCCGACACCCTCGCCGACCGCGAACCCGGCGACATCTCGTTCACCGCGACCGACGACACCGCCTCTGCGGCGCTGCGCCGGTACGGGCTGGACTCCGATAGCGTTGGGTCTCGATGA
- a CDS encoding helix-turn-helix domain-containing protein, producing the protein MTSPAAPEPAVLPGDDPRKYAEILTAVYDATMAGDKSPARPRTLIGESWERLMSLGISPDQQPDTGSPVAAGDLEMHRHESGLTEVIDDLARGLDTVITDGDNILVVADRSGRVLWRSGSTQVLSKADRLGFVEGADWAENSVGTNAIGTALVSRRAVQIFSAEHYSRSHHPWTCAGAPIHDPRTGDVIGAVDVSGPASTIHPTTVALVDVVAKLAESHLRELHRRTLDRLRSVAAPMLARMTGPAMAVDGHGWVAAVDSLAPHTRVLLPETAASGRMWVPALGACDLEPLPGGWLVRVFDDASDPRDAGTTQIDVDLRDPLRPMLQVAGRAGAWTHEPTPRHAEILYLLATHRSGQTAPQMAEALFGDDGKAITVRAEMSRLRRQLAGIVLGNPYRYPEDAQVDLLLPVDRARLLPQSTAPAIRRARIA; encoded by the coding sequence ATGACATCGCCAGCCGCTCCCGAACCCGCAGTGCTACCCGGCGATGACCCGCGCAAGTACGCAGAGATCCTGACCGCGGTCTACGACGCGACGATGGCGGGCGACAAGTCCCCGGCCCGGCCGCGCACGCTCATCGGGGAATCGTGGGAACGCCTCATGTCGCTCGGCATCAGTCCCGATCAACAGCCCGACACCGGTTCGCCGGTGGCAGCGGGCGATCTCGAGATGCACCGACACGAATCGGGGCTGACCGAGGTCATCGACGACCTCGCCCGTGGACTCGACACGGTCATCACCGACGGTGACAACATCCTCGTGGTCGCCGACCGCAGCGGTCGTGTGCTGTGGCGCAGTGGGTCGACCCAGGTGTTGAGCAAGGCCGATCGCCTCGGGTTCGTCGAGGGCGCCGACTGGGCGGAGAACTCGGTGGGTACGAACGCCATCGGCACCGCGCTGGTGTCGCGACGGGCGGTACAGATCTTCTCGGCCGAGCACTACTCGCGCAGCCACCACCCGTGGACCTGCGCAGGCGCGCCCATCCACGATCCCCGGACCGGTGACGTCATCGGCGCTGTGGACGTGAGCGGCCCGGCCTCGACCATCCACCCGACGACGGTCGCCCTGGTCGATGTGGTGGCCAAGCTGGCCGAGTCGCACCTGCGAGAGCTGCACCGCCGCACGCTGGACCGTCTGCGCTCGGTGGCGGCACCGATGTTGGCGCGGATGACCGGACCGGCCATGGCCGTCGACGGGCACGGGTGGGTGGCCGCGGTGGATTCGCTGGCTCCGCACACCCGTGTCCTGCTGCCCGAGACCGCGGCGTCGGGACGGATGTGGGTGCCCGCGCTCGGAGCCTGCGATCTGGAACCGTTGCCGGGCGGCTGGCTCGTCCGGGTCTTCGACGACGCGAGCGACCCACGCGATGCCGGTACCACGCAGATCGACGTCGATCTGCGGGACCCGCTGCGTCCGATGCTGCAGGTCGCCGGCCGGGCCGGCGCCTGGACCCACGAACCGACGCCGCGTCACGCCGAGATCCTCTACCTCCTGGCGACGCATCGGTCCGGGCAGACGGCACCGCAGATGGCCGAGGCGTTGTTCGGGGACGACGGCAAGGCGATCACCGTGCGCGCCGAGATGTCGCGTCTGCGCCGTCAGCTCGCGGGCATCGTGCTGGGCAACCCCTACCGGTACCCCGAGGACGCCCAGGTCGATCTGCTGCTACCGGTTGATCGCGCGCGTCTGCTGCCGCAGTCGACCGCCCCGGCCATCCGCCGCGCCCGCATCGCCTGA